The Augochlora pura isolate Apur16 chromosome 4, APUR_v2.2.1, whole genome shotgun sequence genome segment attttgcatcTGTATTTACAAATCCAAATCTCTTTCCTTCTGCAGAATTAAGTAAATGTGTTATACCCAACATTTCAAGATACTTCTTGTTCTTTGCtgttttactataaaatattaaaattagattacCATATGACAAAGTATGAGAGGAATGATGTTagatataactttttaaaatatttacgcaTCGCCAATGTATATCCCTGGATATACTTCATCACAATCAAGAACTAGTTGAAGACGGTAGTATTCAGCATCACCCTTAACAGGATCAAGTTTTGGGTTAGGTTTAGCCTCAGCCCGTGTTTTATGTAATGTTTCTAGTAGTAAATTTCGGGTGGTTTCACCTCCAGGTAGCTCCTCCTGAAAGTCCTAAcaacaaaaatgttattagataatacaatagtattattttagagcgtattctatataataatataaatattaagcaatatatttatatatcagaAGGATTACCCGATCCCTGTCTCTCCATGTACTACGCATCTTGTATACCGAAAGAACTTAAAAACAACTCAGAAAAGAGAGTATTGTTAGCCgctcatatttatttttaaatgttacgaAATCCTACACACACGAAACACGGTTTCTTGTATTACGAGAAGTAAAAAAATGCTCATAAAACAAtagcaattttcgaaatttagaATTTCGATTCTACcttttgaaatataaacttACATTTCCATATTTACTCTCCATCGATAGAGGTTATTTACGGcaattgcaaataattctgATAAAGCAATTGTAAACAATTGTATGAAATGTTTATACTTCTAGCAGCAGAAATCaatcaataaaataaggaaaaaattaaatttaaagataaGATTTTCAAAGGAGATAATTCTTCCTTATTGAAGTGgtcttaataaatttccaattaactatattcagttttataattaattttatattctgattATGGAAAATCTGTTATTTCAGAGTTATACATATTGTGTATCAGACAATACAATTCAATTCCTTTTACATGTAGTACATAcataattcgatgaaattcaaaAGTTTGAAAGTGATTCGGCGATGAGTCATGACGTATGTGACGATGCCAAATAGAATATGGCGACGATATACGGTTGGTGTGCAATCTTCTGTTGATTCTGTTTAAGGTGATTAGTGTTCATGAGTGTAGTtacaatacaaatttgataaaCAATCCACTGGAACAATGAGTTTCTTTAGCAAAGTATTCGGTGGCAAAAAGGAGCAGGCTCCTATGTCAACGGCTGAGGCGATACAAAAGTTACGCGAGACAGAGGATATGTTGATAAAGAAACAGGActttcttgaaaataaaataaaccttgaaattcaaattgccAAGAAAAATGGAACAAAAAACAGGAGAGGTACGCAAGACTGTTACATCTTTttgtctaattattattgtttacgGACAATTTTCAATGACTAAGATCGTTAGGATTACTGTCATTATGACGTTTCTCTATTATGTAGGGTGAACGTcggaattcaatattttcttttgtatttatgTACATCGGAAAaaactattacaatattttatatttaaataaaaattctattttctgtaGCTACTGTTTATAAACAACTCTGACATGTTTCAGCTGCGATACAAGCTctcaaaagaaagaaacgataTCAAAAACAGTTACAACAAATTGATGGTACATTATCTACTATTGAAATGCAAAGAGAGGCACTTGAAAGTGCGAACACGAATACAGCTGTCCTGACAACAATGAAAAATGCGGCAGATGCATTAAAATCTGTTCATCAGCACATGTAAGACATGGAATATTACCAATACCTTttgaatgattttataataattattttctttgaacCAAAGCTTGGAAATTGAACTATGATATTCACACTAATCTGTacaatttgttgtattttctGTAGGGATGTTGATCAAGTCCATGATATGATGGATGATATAGCTGAACAGCAAGATGTAGCAAGAGAAATTTCTGATGCAATATCTAATCCTGTAGCATTTGGTCAGGACATAGATGAAGATGAACTAGAAAAAGAATTAGAAGAACTCGAACAAGAACAACTTGATAAAGAATTACTTGGTATTGAGCCTACTGACGAACTCCCAAATGTTCCAGCTACTGCTATTCCAACTGCTCCACCCCGCACAagtaatatagttaatattttgattaagaCATTCCTATGTAACgtttttactgtaaatttataattatttattttattatttagaagcCAAAccagaagaagacgaagatttaaaagaattgGAAGCGTGGGCATCGTAAGGTGGTATCAAAAtgcttgtaaaaataaattacataaggAATTACTAGTTAAAACAAAGTAAACATTGCTGAAGAGTTCAACAATGCTGCAATGATCTTTACTTACAAGATTTTATAtctcaatataatttttcctgtgcacagtttaaaaattaatcaaaatactAATGAAGCTTTGTTAAATGATGTTGCTTTCTATCCGTAAATgaatattagtataaatatctaaattgaaataaaaaaattgatgaaaaagcttcgtaaataataatagacaaATATCCTATGTGCATATAAACTAGACAACATATTTTGCTATATACAACTTTGCTGTGTAAAAAGTTCGATAAACTTAAACTATATTGTTGCTTTTTGATTTTAAACATTATGTTAATACTATATTCTACACTTTGTATAAATGTGTTTGCTATGAGTACATTTCttgaaatgtatattaataatagtgtaACTGCAAATAAAGCAGAAGTCGAccaatatgaaatatttatatattttcagtaaATGTATAAGTATATTTCGCTTAAAATAGTACACGTATAATATTATCGATCAAACTATAAatacgtttaaataattcagacTATCTGCAACTCCGTCAAAAAACAAGAAATTggcttttcctttttaatatcgGAAAGTATCGCTTTCATATGCAATGACAGGGGTAggaatatactttttatttaatttagtgcCCAATGTTGGTATCGGTAAAGGATAGACATGAGGTTTGATAGGAAATCTGGTACCAGCGATATCGATTTCGTAACGGGCTGTAGGATCCATTATAAAGTCTgttgtaacaatattcttatttGGTTGTGCATGTCTTGTTCCTGGTAAACTAATGAAACCaaggcaaatatttttttcagttgcaaaaccatatctataaaatgaattcaaagcaatgaataatatatcttattatgTTAGTGTTCATCGTATACACTTACCCAGCTGATGTCACAGTTcctacaaatttattatttcgataaatagGTTCACCACCCCATGGCCATACATCTTTGTTTATATCCAGTTCATTAACAACGAATAGTACTAATCGTTTCGTCACGCCCTGTTCTTTTTGATATTGTAAAGCAAATTTTCCAATGAAATACTCCTTCTACAGGATCAAATAgtcttattaataaaatgttggaATCACGTCCAGttaatataaatgtgtatAACATACTTACATTTAACTTTATGCTGTATCCACTTCCAGCTTCATACGGGGTAACAAATGGTGTTAACTCTTCAGCCCAAAAAGGAATAAATCGCTCGATTCGCATAAAACGTTGTGTGAGAACACCCACATCTCGTACCCCATAATCTTTACCTACTTCCATTAACGTCTCATATACGTGTAGCGCATACTCTGAAGG includes the following:
- the Shrb gene encoding charged multivesicular body protein shrub translates to MSFFSKVFGGKKEQAPMSTAEAIQKLRETEDMLIKKQDFLENKINLEIQIAKKNGTKNRRAAIQALKRKKRYQKQLQQIDGTLSTIEMQREALESANTNTAVLTTMKNAADALKSVHQHMDVDQVHDMMDDIAEQQDVAREISDAISNPVAFGQDIDEDELEKELEELEQEQLDKELLGIEPTDELPNVPATAIPTAPPRTKAKPEEDEDLKELEAWAS